One genomic window of bacterium includes the following:
- the rplN gene encoding 50S ribosomal protein L14 encodes MIQEETRLNVADNTGAKLLKCFRVLGGTGRRYASVGDIVVCSVKKALPASNIKKGSVVKAVIVRTTKEVRRSDGSYIRFDDNAAVIIDEKREPKGTRIFGPVARELRDRQFMKIVSLAPEVL; translated from the coding sequence ATGATCCAGGAAGAAACCCGACTCAACGTCGCCGACAACACCGGCGCCAAGCTGCTCAAGTGCTTCCGTGTTCTGGGCGGCACCGGACGGCGCTACGCCAGCGTGGGCGACATCGTCGTCTGCTCGGTGAAGAAGGCGCTGCCGGCCAGCAACATCAAGAAGGGCTCGGTGGTGAAGGCCGTCATCGTGCGCACGACCAAGGAAGTGCGGCGCAGCGACGGCTCCTACATCCGCTTCGACGACAATGCCGCCGTCATCATCGACGAGAAGCGCGAGCCCAAGGGCACGCGCATTTTCGGCCCGGTGGCGCGCGAACTGCGGGATCGGCAATTCATGAAGATTGTCTCCCTGGCCCCGGAGGTGCTGTGA
- the rplP gene encoding 50S ribosomal protein L16, whose protein sequence is MLMPKRVKHRKSMRGRMTGLAYRGCNVDFGQFGLKATEPGWVTARQIEAARVAMTRHIKRGGKVWIRVFPDKPVSKKPAETRMGKGKGAPEFWVAVVKPGKVLFEIEGVKRELAEEALRLAGQKLAIGSRFVERRD, encoded by the coding sequence ATGTTGATGCCGAAGCGCGTCAAGCATCGCAAGAGCATGCGCGGCCGCATGACCGGACTGGCCTACCGCGGCTGCAATGTTGATTTCGGCCAGTTCGGCCTGAAAGCGACGGAGCCGGGCTGGGTGACGGCCCGCCAGATCGAGGCCGCCCGTGTGGCCATGACCCGCCACATCAAGCGCGGCGGCAAGGTCTGGATCCGCGTTTTCCCGGACAAGCCGGTGTCCAAGAAGCCCGCCGAGACCCGCATGGGCAAGGGCAAGGGCGCCCCCGAGTTCTGGGTGGCGGTCGTGAAACCAGGCAAGGTGCTCTTCGAGATCGAGGGCGTGAAGCGCGAGCTGGCCGAGGAGGCCCTCCGCCTGGCCGGCCAGAAGCTGGCCATCGGGTCCAGGTTCGTCGAGCGGCGGGACTAG
- the rpsC gene encoding 30S ribosomal protein S3 — protein sequence MGQKTHPIGFRLGINKTWSSNWFDEHHFADKLLQDVEIRKYIMSRKAYANAGIARIDIERHPRTVVLTLHTARPGHVIGKKGQDVERLREELKLKFDNEVQVNIIEIKKPELVAQLVADSVARQLEGRVSFRRAMKKTIQATMRNGADGIKIMCAGRLGGAEMSRTERYKEGRIPLHTLRADIDYALAEARTTYGVIGVKVWICRGEKFGVDYDARKQTRQGPPRPPRRK from the coding sequence ATGGGACAGAAGACGCATCCGATCGGCTTCCGGCTGGGGATCAACAAGACCTGGAGTTCGAACTGGTTCGACGAGCACCATTTCGCCGACAAGCTTCTCCAGGACGTCGAGATCCGCAAATACATCATGAGCCGCAAGGCTTACGCCAACGCGGGGATCGCGCGCATCGACATCGAGCGCCATCCGCGCACTGTGGTGCTGACCCTGCACACCGCCCGTCCCGGCCATGTGATCGGGAAGAAGGGCCAGGACGTGGAGCGCCTCCGCGAGGAGCTGAAGCTCAAGTTCGACAACGAGGTGCAGGTCAACATCATCGAGATCAAGAAGCCCGAGCTGGTGGCCCAGCTGGTGGCCGACTCCGTGGCCCGGCAGCTGGAGGGGCGCGTCTCCTTCCGCCGCGCCATGAAGAAGACCATCCAGGCCACCATGCGCAACGGCGCCGACGGCATCAAGATCATGTGTGCCGGCCGGCTGGGCGGCGCCGAGATGAGCCGCACCGAGCGCTACAAGGAAGGGCGCATTCCGCTGCACACTCTTCGCGCAGACATCGATTACGCGCTGGCGGAGGCCCGGACCACCTATGGCGTCATCGGCGTCAAGGTCTGGATCTGCCGCGGCGAGAAGTTCGGCGTGGACTACGACGCCCGCAAGCAGACCCGGCAGGGCCCGCCGAGGCCCCCGCGCCGCAAGTAG
- the rpmC gene encoding 50S ribosomal protein L29 codes for MKVKDIRLMSRADLDARLAEAEESMGELRYKQGMSQLDNPLRIRKLRRDIARLRTIVHELDLKGTQA; via the coding sequence ATGAAGGTGAAGGACATCCGGCTGATGAGCCGGGCCGATCTCGACGCCCGGCTGGCCGAGGCCGAGGAGTCGATGGGCGAGCTGCGCTACAAGCAGGGGATGAGCCAGTTGGACAATCCGCTGCGCATCCGCAAGCTGCGTCGGGACATCGCCCGACTGCGCACCATCGTCCACGAACTGGATCTCAAGGGTACACAGGCGTAG
- the rpsQ gene encoding 30S ribosomal protein S17: protein MSERGIRKVRVGRVVSAGMDKSITVAVVRKVKHPIYSKYFQSTKKYMAHDEANEAQAGDLVSITECRPLSRRKRWRLTQIIERKK, encoded by the coding sequence ATGTCCGAGCGTGGCATTCGCAAGGTTCGGGTCGGCAGGGTCGTTTCCGCCGGCATGGACAAGAGCATCACGGTGGCCGTGGTGCGCAAGGTCAAGCATCCGATCTATTCCAAGTACTTCCAGAGCACGAAGAAGTACATGGCCCACGACGAGGCCAACGAGGCCCAGGCGGGGGATCTGGTGTCCATCACCGAGTGCCGGCCCCTGAGCCGCCGCAAGCGCTGGCGGCTGACCCAGATCATCGAGCGCAAGAAGTAA